A DNA window from Miscanthus floridulus cultivar M001 unplaced genomic scaffold, ASM1932011v1 os_1742_1_2, whole genome shotgun sequence contains the following coding sequences:
- the LOC136534280 gene encoding probable glutathione S-transferase GSTU6, translating into MAPNGSGEEEAAAAAAVRVIGGWASHYAIRVYVALKLKGVEYEFLQEVVGNKSELLLQSNPVHKKIPVLLHHGKPVAESMIILQYIDEVWVSSNRPSILPADPYERAVQRFWAQYVDDKIAPASVVLRGVTSGDTDEAAAQASAALQHLEEAFVKCSRGKSYFGGDSLGFLDIVLGSHLGWLKAVEKIAGVKVLDESKFPQLTAWADRFYAHHAVRDVMPETDRLVQFNAYLVGVLKAKASQK; encoded by the exons ATGGCACCGAACGGCAGCGGTGAAgaagaagcggcggcggcggcggcggtgcgcgtGATCGGAGGGTGGGCGAGCCACTACGCCATCCGCGTGTACGTGGCGCTGAAGCTCAAGGGCGTGGAGTACGAGTTCTTGCAGGAGGTGGTCGGCAACAAGAGCGAGCTGCTGCTCCAGTCCAACCCGGTGCACAAGAAGATCCCGGTGCTTCTCCACCACGGCAAGCCCGTCGCCGAGTCCATGATCATACTCCAGTACATCGACGAAGTTTGGGTGTCCAGTAACAGGCCATCCATCCTTCCCGCCGACCCCTATGAACGTGCTGTCCAGCGGTTTTGGGCACAGTACGTAGATGACAAG ATTGCCCCTGCATCCGTGGTCTTGAGAGGAGTGACCAGTGGAGACACAGACGAAGCAGCAGCGCAGGCGTCTGCAGCCCTGCAGCATTTGGAGGAGGCCTTCGTCAAGTGCAGCCGAGGGAAGAGCTATTTTGGCGGCGACAGCCTGGGCTTCCTCGACATCGTTCTCGGGTCACACTTGGGTTGGCTCAAGGCAGTGGAGAAGATCGCCGGCGTCAAGGTCCTCGACGAATCCAAGTTCCCTCAACTGACAGCATGGGCGGACCGATTCTATGCTCACCACGCTGTCAGAGACGTCATGCCCGAAACGGACAGGCTCGTGCAGTTCAACGCGTACCTCGTTGGTGTCTTGAAGGCTAAAGCTTCCCAGAAGTGA